Within Dictyostelium discoideum AX4 chromosome 4 chromosome, whole genome shotgun sequence, the genomic segment tttttttttttttttaataaaatagacTTTCAGCGAaatggaaaataataataatgaacctGCAGAAACAGTCCAAGAAAAAGGACCAAAACTAAAAAATGacattgatttaaatgaccaatttaaagatgaaaaagaaaaaaaagaggaaATATCAAGTTcctcaattgaaaataaaaataataataataataacacttCCACCAATAATGTAATACCAAatgaaagtaataataacatttctAACAACAATGTaatatcaaatgaaaataataataccaataataataccgATAATAATaccgataataataataataataataataataataataataataatgaacctGTAACATCATTTactgttaataataaaagtttaattgaaaaagaaccaacattatttgaatttaatcaagaacaacaaattaaatataaaaataaaagtattaatagtttaataataaaaagatctGGTATAGTAATTAAAATCAGTCAAAAGAAATCAACTATAATATATCAAGATTCAATAATTGCTTGTTCAGAATTACCCGATAATTTTGATACAGCAAcgacaacaaccaccacaacaacaacactaCCAATAAAAGTAACATTATTTACATGtgtattaaagaaaaagcaattaacaattgataaagaacaaagaaaaagaaaatcttatacttttcaatttaaaaGCAATCaagattctttaaatttttattcaaatattcaatcaacatttttaaattcattaccaagtatgtttattaaattaattaattaatattttttaaaaacttcttacatattaacttttttttttttttttttttttaggaggTAATCCAAAGAATAGAAAGATtagaattttaattaatccaAAATCAGGTAAAAAGGAAAgtcataatatttttaaagaggttgaacaattatttaaagattcaggtataaaaatgaaattaactGTTACTATGGAACCAGAACATGCGAAAAAGATTGGATTCAAATCGAATATTTACAAGTATGATACCGTTGTATTTATATCTGGTGATGGTTTATTAcatgaatttataaatggaTTATTATCACGTGAGGATTATGAAGATGCTAAAAAGATACCACTTGCATTAATACCAGCTGGTACTGGTAATGGTTTAGCcaattcaattggtttaCAAGATCCAATGTCTGCTGCTTTAGCTATTTTACGTGGTTTCACTAAACCTTTAGATGTTTGTATTGTACAACAACCAACTGTAACAACAATTCCTGTCgttgataataatacagtaacaacaacaactactactacttctCCAACTAGTGCTTCTCCAACTATTACAtcagcaaataataataataataataataataataataataataataataataataataataataataataataataataataatagtaatattacaaaatggtgttcaattttatcattaacaTGGGGACTAGTTTCAGATGTTGATATTGAATCAGAAAAGTATAGATCGTTAGGTGATTTACGTTTAATTATAGGTGCAGCAGTACGTATTTTAAATCTACGTATTTATAGAggaaaagtttattttttaccaGCTATTCCTTTGGATAAATCTCAAATGCAATCAATTCCAAAATGTTCATTCGATTGTAATATTTGTGATAGTTCAAATTCTGTTAAAGTTATTGAAGATTTAGtttgtaatgataatgataataataataaaaacaaaaatgaagaacaaaatgaaataaattcaactacaagtaataataataataataataatactacaactacatcaacatcatcatcaacatcgaCATcgacatcaacatcatcattaacagcaacaacaacaacagcaaaatcaacaaattcattatCGTCATCACCAAGAAGTGATATTAATATGagttcaaattcaatttcaaaatcattagatATTGGTACAATACCTTCATGCAAAGTAACACACAATTCAAATCTTTTGAATGAATCAAGTGATTCATTACTTTCAAAAGGTTGGAAATGTATTGAAGGTGAATTCATTGGTGTTGTCGCAAGTACAGTTTCACATTTAGCATCAGATTTTATATCATCCCCAAATGCTCATTTATCAGAtggtttaattgatttaattttcattaataatcGTTCGAAATTAAGTAAAGCAagtttattatcaattttaacagATTCTGCAACTGGTGATCATTTAAAATCTGATCTAATCGAACATCATAAAGTAAAAGCTCTCATCTTGGAACCTTCAATTCAAAAACATGGTATTGTTGCAATTGATGGTGAAAGAATACCATATGCTAAAACTTCTATGGAAAATATTAGAGgttgtttaaatttaatttgtagATCTTATCATtaatctattttatttttggttttttttttttttttttttttttttctttccaaaacaaaaataaaaataaaagtaaataaatgaaattttatgattatagaaaaatgaaatattatttttagtttccaaaaaataaaaaaaaaataaataaaaaaaaaatattttttgatcaaaaaatttattttttttttaatttttttcttttttttttttttttttaatttcaattttgtTTGGAGTTTGTGCTGTtcacatttttttaattaatttttttttaaaatttttttaattttttttttaatttcaatttttttttttttttttttttttattgttattccATTATTTACACATACACTTACacacatcatcatcataatcatatatttttaatagatattgatatatatatttaaaaaaataaaataaaataaaataaaaaatgtcaaCAGaggaaacaaaaaaagagCAAGCACTTCAAAATTATAGAGATCGTTTAATAGAACATAAAAATGCAGAACTTAGATTAAATAAAGCTCACGaacttattaaaaaattaaaaaaagattttcaaaaaacAGAGGATCACATTAAAACTATTCAATATATTGGTGAAATAATTGGTGAAGTTTTAAGATCATTAGATGAAGAAAGATGTaagttaaataataataataaaatttcatatataatttattttaaaaaataacatataaaataaataatattattattgtttttttttttataacttaatttatttctaactttattttataattttttttttttataatattaaattataatttttttttttttttttttctttattttttattataaaaaataaaataaaataaaataaaataaaattaatcaataatTAGTTATTGTTAAAGCATGTAATGGACCAAGATATGTTGTTAGATGTGCAAATTATCAAGATAAAGCACATTTATTAGTACCAGGTGCACGTGTTACATTAGATTTAACAAcattaacaattttaaagatattacCACGTGAAGTTGAtccaatcattttcaatatgaCAGCTGAATCACCAGGTAGTGTATCGTATGGTGAAATTGGTGGATTAAGTAATCAAATCAGAGAGTTAAGAGAAGTTGTAGAGTTACCATTGATGATTCCAGAGTTATTTATTCGTGTTGGTATTAAAGCACCAAAGGGTGTATTATTGTATGGTCCACCAGGTACTGGTAAGACATTGTTAGCTCGTGCTATCGCATCAAATTTAGAGGCAAATTTCTTAAAGGTTGTTTCATCTGCAATCGTTGATAAATACATTGGTGAGAGTGCTCGTGTAATTCGTGAGATGTTTGGTTATGCTCGTGATCATCAACCATGTGTGATCTTTATGGATGAAATCGATGCAATTGGTGGTAGACGTTTCTCAGAGGGTACTTCTGCAGATCGTGAAATTCAAAGAACACTCatggaattattaaatcaaatggaTGGTTTCGATACTCTCTCAAAGGTTAAAATCATCATGGCTACAAATCGTCCTGATGTTTTAGATCCTGCCCTCCTTCGTCCAGGTCGTTTAGATAGAAAAATAGAAATTCCTTTACCAAATGAAGCTGGTCGTGTCGATGTTCTTAAAATTCATGCTGCAAATATCACCAAACATGGTGATGTAGATTATGAAGCTATCGCTAAATTAGCTGATGGTTTCAATGCTGCTGATTTACGTAATGTATGTACTGAAGCTGGTATGTTTGCAATTAGAGCTGAAAGAGATTATGTAATGGAAGAAGACTTTATGAAAGCTGTTAGAAAATGTCAAGAAGCAAAGAAATTAGAAGGTAAACTCGATTatcaaaaagtttaaaaaaaaatttataatttcttttttttaggattaatcttaaaaataataataataataataaactaaaaATCATGTATCtatcaatttaattaaataaaataaaaaaaataaaaaaaaaaagttataaaacaaataaattcaaatgtaataaaaagaatatttcttttaaaaaaaatgtaataatacttttatgttttttatttttaatttattaattttatttattgtctaattattaatttggtttatttatattaattaaacagCAGAAAAACCCATATCAccaaaatttatatttggaAAATTCATAAATCCAAGACcagaattaaaatcaataaaattgttGGCATTTTGGAAATCTAAagattgttgattttgaggtgattggttttgttgttgttgattttgttgttgattttgttgttgattttgttgttgttgttgttgaattgcaacttgttggtgttgttgttgttgttgttgagcttgTTGTTGCATATATTGTTGTTGCATCAAATATCTttgagcttgttgttgttgctgttgttgttgtaaatggTATTGTTGCATATAgtactgttgttgttgttgttgatccaTAGTTTGTTGCATGTATTGTTGTTGAGCAGCTTGTTgcatttgtaattgttgttgcatTTGTAATTGTGGATCAATATAAGTTGTATAATCAAGTTGaccttgttgttgttgttgttgtggttgttgaccttgttgttggttttgttgttgttgttgtggttgttgttgttgttgttgtggttgttgttgcatttgttgttgttgttgttgttgaacttGTTGTTGGgactgttgttgttgttggatttgttgttgttgtaattgttgagaTTGTTGTGGAACAacagaatttgaatttgaaggaTTAAACATATTGAAATAAGTTTCGTAAGATTGATTAATATGATCAACTTTTTGTTTATATGGACAAACTTTACAAGAACAAGGATTATCTGGATTATTTTCACCACAAGCTCCACCACTTGAACCACCGCATTTATCTTTAAagttttcatcttttttaagTTCAACTTTAACCATTTCTAATATTTCACACATTGTTTGAGCATCATTTGCACAAGTATTAATCTTAAATGCACCATCTGCACCATCTGGATCAAGGCattgtaattgtttaaatgcaccaataaattctttaaatgcACTTTGGAATTCATCtttactatttaaaattggtttattgatattttcatcattttcggtattattgattatattattattattattattacattcggtattttcaattttaacaatATGTTcgttattttcattattattattattattattattacaagaagaagtagtagttgttgtagttgttgtagtggatgtagtattattattattattattattattattattattattattattattattattattattatta encodes:
- the cudA gene encoding hypothetical protein, whose translation is MNQSQNFHNIDLGHYGAQGSNQSFNNNNNGNNGMMMNQQQMQQHVVPHLHHLQQQQQQPQQQQLRNVPDYSNSPNGTTNGSTMSPNCINTNNNNNNNNNNNNNSNNNNNNNNNASNNLTSNKSSSTNTPQIGQLQASPANLTNSPSAISSPITISNNSSLNSPSTTSSPNLLLNGTSNKRIMISQQTCLVEEKFSKNGVQKNVHVVVKNNPFLLTLSLLDSSLNFHQLTPEVQLVYDSESLKEVDSATVKPLEYKTRANEEGDQLTIELRIKVLSSQLEDMLFRAKVKIVDPRTRKETHGLSVITHPIRVVSKPDQVKKKAKKRKRAPTDSLMDTLNRIEHQQKEQQRLLKKLCYHDKENNIIQLIQQQQQQQQLLNNVTNNINNNNNINNNNNNNNNNNNNNNNNNNNNNNNNNNNNNNNTTSTTTTTTTTTSSCNNNNNNNNENNEHIVKIENTECNNNNNNIINNTENDENINKPILNSKDEFQSAFKEFIGAFKQLQCLDPDGADGAFKINTCANDAQTMCEILEMVKVELKKDENFKDKCGGSSGGACGENNPDNPCSCKVCPYKQKVDHINQSYETYFNMFNPSNSNSVVPQQSQQLQQQQIQQQQQSQQQVQQQQQQQMQQQPQQQQQQPQQQQQNQQQGQQPQQQQQQGQLDYTTYIDPQLQMQQQLQMQQAAQQQYMQQTMDQQQQQQYYMQQYHLQQQQQQQQAQRYLMQQQYMQQQAQQQQQQHQQVAIQQQQQQNQQQNQQQNQQQQNQSPQNQQSLDFQNANNFIDFNSGLGFMNFPNINFGDMGFSAV
- the sgkB gene encoding sphingosine kinase, translating into MENNNNEPAETVQEKGPKLKNDIDLNDQFKDEKEKKEEISSSSIENKNNNNNNTSTNNVIPNESNNNISNNNVISNENNNTNNNTDNNTDNNNNNNNNNNNNNEPVTSFTVNNKSLIEKEPTLFEFNQEQQIKYKNKSINSLIIKRSGIVIKISQKKSTIIYQDSIIACSELPDNFDTATTTTTTTTTLPIKVTLFTCVLKKKQLTIDKEQRKRKSYTFQFKSNQDSLNFYSNIQSTFLNSLPRGNPKNRKIRILINPKSGKKESHNIFKEVEQLFKDSGIKMKLTVTMEPEHAKKIGFKSNIYKYDTVVFISGDGLLHEFINGLLSREDYEDAKKIPLALIPAGTGNGLANSIGLQDPMSAALAILRGFTKPLDVCIVQQPTVTTIPVVDNNTVTTTTTTTSPTSASPTITSANNNNNNNNNNNNNNNNNNNNNNNNNNSNITKWCSILSLTWGLVSDVDIESEKYRSLGDLRLIIGAAVRILNLRIYRGKVYFLPAIPLDKSQMQSIPKCSFDCNICDSSNSVKVIEDLVCNDNDNNNKNKNEEQNEINSTTSNNNNNNNTTTTSTSSSTSTSTSTSSLTATTTTAKSTNSLSSSPRSDINMSSNSISKSLDIGTIPSCKVTHNSNLLNESSDSLLSKGWKCIEGEFIGVVASTVSHLASDFISSPNAHLSDGLIDLIFINNRSKLSKASLLSILTDSATGDHLKSDLIEHHKVKALILEPSIQKHGIVAIDGERIPYAKTSMENIRGCLNLICRSYH
- the psmC6 gene encoding 26S protease regulatory subunit S10B, whose product is MSTEETKKEQALQNYRDRLIEHKNAELRLNKAHELIKKLKKDFQKTEDHIKTIQYIGEIIGEVLRSLDEERFIVKACNGPRYVVRCANYQDKAHLLVPGARVTLDLTTLTILKILPREVDPIIFNMTAESPGSVSYGEIGGLSNQIRELREVVELPLMIPELFIRVGIKAPKGVLLYGPPGTGKTLLARAIASNLEANFLKVVSSAIVDKYIGESARVIREMFGYARDHQPCVIFMDEIDAIGGRRFSEGTSADREIQRTLMELLNQMDGFDTLSKVKIIMATNRPDVLDPALLRPGRLDRKIEIPLPNEAGRVDVLKIHAANITKHGDVDYEAIAKLADGFNAADLRNVCTEAGMFAIRAERDYVMEEDFMKAVRKCQEAKKLEGKLDYQKV